The Fulvivirga ligni genome window below encodes:
- a CDS encoding DUF2795 domain-containing protein: MYWTLELASYLEDAPWPATKDELIDYSIRTGAPLEVVENLQELEDDGQPYENIEEIWPDYPTKEDFFFNEDEY; the protein is encoded by the coding sequence ATGTATTGGACACTAGAACTAGCATCATATCTTGAAGACGCACCTTGGCCTGCTACCAAGGACGAATTGATTGACTATTCAATCAGAACCGGCGCACCGTTAGAAGTAGTTGAGAATTTGCAGGAGTTGGAAGATGACGGTCAGCCTTATGAAAATATCGAAGAGATATGGCCAGATTATCCTACTAAGGAGGATTTCTTTTTTAACGAAGACGAATACTAA
- the ettA gene encoding energy-dependent translational throttle protein EttA, whose protein sequence is MSDEKIIFSMAGVSKIYPPNKQVLKDIYLSFFYGAKIGVLGLNGSGKSSLLRIIAGVDKEYKGEVVFDGSYSIGLLEQDPKLDPTKTVKEIVEEGVKETVDLLQEFEDINLKFADPDIMDDPDGMNKLIERQGEVQEKLDQLNAWELDSRLERAMDALRTPPADAKIENLSGGEKRRVALCRLLLQEPDVLLLDEPTNHLDAESVHWLEQHLQRYAGTVIAVTHDRYFLDNVAGWILELDRGEGIPWKGNYSSWLEQKQKRLSQEEKTESKRQKTLSRELEWAKMSPKGRHAKAKARLNAYDKLLSQESREKEEKLELYIPPGERLGDKVIEAHGVAKAFGDKLLYENLEFNLPKAGIVGIIGPNGAGKTTLFKMITGKEKPDTGTFEVGSTVDIAYVDQEHANLNPESSVWEVITGGNELINLGGKQINSRAYVSKFNFNGSDQQKKVKELSGGMRNRVHLAIALKQGANLLLLDEPTNDLDVNTLRALEEALENFGGCAVIISHDRWFLDRVCTHILAFEGDSQVKWFDGNFTEYEEDRKKRLGDTGPKRIKYKPLVK, encoded by the coding sequence ATGAGTGACGAAAAAATAATATTTTCAATGGCTGGGGTGAGTAAAATCTACCCGCCTAACAAACAAGTTTTAAAAGACATTTACCTCTCATTCTTTTACGGAGCCAAAATTGGTGTCTTAGGTCTCAACGGATCTGGAAAATCTTCCTTACTGCGCATAATAGCGGGAGTAGACAAAGAATATAAAGGTGAAGTAGTTTTTGATGGCAGCTACTCCATTGGTTTACTGGAGCAGGACCCAAAGCTAGATCCTACCAAAACCGTAAAAGAAATAGTAGAAGAAGGTGTAAAAGAAACTGTTGATTTACTTCAGGAGTTTGAAGATATCAATCTAAAATTTGCTGATCCGGACATCATGGATGATCCTGATGGCATGAACAAGCTTATCGAAAGACAAGGCGAGGTTCAGGAAAAGCTAGATCAGCTCAATGCCTGGGAACTAGATAGTAGATTAGAACGTGCTATGGACGCTCTAAGAACACCTCCGGCGGATGCCAAGATTGAAAACCTATCAGGTGGTGAGAAAAGACGTGTAGCACTTTGCAGACTTTTACTTCAAGAGCCAGATGTACTTTTATTAGATGAGCCTACTAACCACTTAGATGCAGAGTCTGTGCATTGGTTAGAGCAGCATTTACAAAGATATGCAGGTACCGTAATAGCCGTAACTCACGACCGTTACTTCCTTGATAACGTAGCCGGATGGATACTTGAACTAGACCGTGGCGAAGGTATTCCATGGAAGGGTAATTATTCATCATGGTTAGAGCAAAAGCAGAAGAGACTTTCTCAAGAAGAGAAGACCGAATCTAAGAGACAGAAGACCTTATCACGAGAGTTGGAATGGGCTAAAATGTCCCCTAAAGGTAGACATGCTAAGGCCAAAGCCAGGTTAAATGCTTACGACAAGCTTTTAAGCCAGGAATCAAGAGAGAAAGAAGAGAAACTAGAGCTTTACATACCACCAGGTGAAAGACTGGGAGACAAGGTAATAGAGGCTCATGGAGTAGCTAAAGCATTTGGAGACAAGCTGTTATACGAAAATCTTGAGTTTAACTTACCAAAGGCAGGCATCGTAGGTATCATCGGACCAAATGGCGCGGGTAAAACCACCCTTTTCAAGATGATAACTGGTAAGGAAAAGCCGGACACGGGTACTTTTGAAGTAGGCTCTACTGTAGATATTGCCTATGTAGATCAGGAACATGCTAACCTGAATCCAGAATCTTCTGTTTGGGAGGTAATTACAGGAGGCAACGAACTGATCAACCTTGGTGGCAAGCAGATTAACAGCCGTGCCTATGTAAGCAAGTTTAACTTCAACGGATCAGATCAGCAGAAAAAAGTAAAAGAACTTTCTGGTGGTATGAGAAACCGTGTGCACCTGGCAATAGCCCTGAAACAAGGAGCCAACTTACTTCTGCTAGATGAGCCTACTAACGACTTAGATGTAAACACACTTAGAGCGTTAGAAGAAGCTCTTGAGAACTTTGGTGGATGTGCAGTAATCATCTCTCACGATAGATGGTTCCTGGATAGAGTTTGTACACACATACTTGCTTTTGAAGGTGACTCTCAGGTGAAGTGGTTTGATGGTAACTTCACTGAATATGAAGAAGATAGAAAAAAACGTTTGGGTGATACAGGGCCTAAGCGAATTAAATACAAGCCTTTAGTTAAATAA
- a CDS encoding SixA phosphatase family protein — MKTLYIIRHAKSSWKYHHLDDIDRPLNKRGKRDAPEMGDRLKSQGIVPHLMISSPAKRAFATCKIIAEALDYPKKDIELNNKLYHASEDTLMDIIQDIDDSWDSVMIFGHNPGLTYFANSLASTDLDNLPTCGVFACTFDVDSWSETDFEKGSLQFYDYPKNVPQIN; from the coding sequence ATGAAAACGCTTTATATCATTCGTCACGCTAAGTCGAGCTGGAAATATCATCACCTCGATGACATAGATAGACCTCTTAATAAAAGAGGCAAGAGAGATGCCCCGGAAATGGGTGATAGGCTAAAATCACAAGGCATAGTTCCACATCTAATGATCAGCAGCCCGGCAAAAAGGGCATTTGCTACATGCAAAATCATTGCTGAGGCATTGGATTATCCTAAAAAGGATATTGAGCTAAACAACAAACTCTACCATGCTAGTGAAGACACTCTCATGGACATCATTCAGGATATCGATGATAGTTGGGATTCAGTTATGATATTCGGGCACAACCCCGGATTAACTTATTTCGCTAACTCATTAGCCAGTACTGACCTGGATAATCTACCTACTTGTGGTGTATTTGCTTGCACCTTTGATGTAGATTCATGGTCAGAAACAGACTTTGAGAAAGGATCATTGCAATTCTATGATTACCCTAAAAATGTACCTCAAATTAATTAA
- a CDS encoding glutaminase: MVSKMDYQKVLEDIRKEVEPLLDKGLVADYIPELAKVDITKFGIHLLFLDDSSFSVGDTEEKFSIQSISKVFMLAHCVSHIGKKVYDRINVEPSGDPFNSLVQLEYENGIPRNPFINSGALVVTDLLISHLQDPRQQFLDFIRELVGQNDIYYDKQIARSEKACGYKNAAMVNLMKSYGNIENDVEEVLDLYFDFCSVSMTCSELAKAFRVFANHGKGVIDEKKYISESQFKRITAIMQTCGFYDEAGEFAFRVGLPGKSGVGGGIAAILPSQYSIVVWSPGLNKKGNSLAGLKALELFTTITGTSIF, translated from the coding sequence ATGGTGAGCAAGATGGATTATCAAAAAGTACTGGAAGATATACGTAAGGAAGTGGAGCCGCTGCTTGATAAGGGTTTGGTAGCTGATTATATTCCTGAACTGGCCAAAGTAGACATAACCAAATTTGGTATTCACTTACTTTTCTTAGATGATTCTTCATTCTCAGTGGGGGATACTGAAGAGAAATTTTCTATTCAAAGTATATCTAAGGTATTCATGCTGGCGCACTGTGTAAGTCATATAGGTAAAAAGGTATATGACCGTATTAATGTAGAGCCTTCTGGAGACCCTTTCAATTCATTGGTGCAGCTGGAGTATGAAAATGGTATACCTAGAAATCCTTTCATTAACTCAGGTGCTCTGGTTGTAACTGACCTATTAATCTCTCACCTTCAAGACCCTCGTCAGCAATTTTTGGACTTCATACGTGAGCTGGTAGGGCAGAATGACATCTATTATGACAAGCAAATAGCCAGATCAGAGAAGGCTTGTGGCTATAAAAATGCGGCCATGGTGAACCTGATGAAGTCTTATGGCAATATTGAAAATGATGTGGAAGAGGTTCTTGATCTTTATTTCGACTTTTGCTCAGTATCTATGACTTGCAGTGAGTTAGCCAAAGCATTCAGAGTGTTTGCTAACCATGGTAAAGGAGTTATTGATGAGAAAAAATACATTTCCGAAAGCCAATTTAAAAGAATTACTGCCATAATGCAGACCTGCGGCTTTTATGATGAGGCTGGCGAGTTTGCCTTTAGAGTTGGTCTGCCCGGTAAGAGTGGCGTGGGCGGAGGAATAGCCGCCATATTGCCATCTCAATATAGTATTGTGGTTTGGAGTCCTGGTTTAAATAAAAAAGGAAACTCTTTGGCCGGGTTAAAGGCCTTAGAGTTGTTTACTACCATCACAGGTACCTCAATTTTTTAA
- a CDS encoding CocE/NonD family hydrolase — protein sequence MKKVLLLIMSCVSVLQLMAQDADSLFIRENYKKHEYQIPMRDGVKLFTCVYTPKDQSKKYPMMMQRTPYSVAPYGEDKYKTMLGPSKYLMRDLYIFVYQDVRGRWMSEGDYDNMRPQIDGNKKKEKDKIDESSDTFDTIDWLLKNIKNNNGKVGQWGISYPGHYTAAALPEAHPALVASSPQAPISDFFFDDFHHMGAFLQSYLMAFPVFGYQTEPTTESWYNDAWEEIKKAGNVADGYEFNMALGPLKNVTEKYYQKDFFWDQVVEHPNYDEFWQKRNLLPHLRDIDNAVLTVGGWFDAEDLYGPLNIYKTIEANNPKAENTIVMGPWSHGDWYREKGIQAINDIYFGDSISTFYQKNIEMPFFKYYLKNEGNLKLPEAYMYDTGVKKWKMFDQWPPQEIPAVKLGFSANGKLLVNEEGDAKEEFKYVSDPDYPVPYTSQVESVTFTPRRFMTDDQRHASKRPDVLTFKTDVLTEDVTLAGEILAKLKVALSTSDADFIVKLIDVYPDTAQANPVTPKNVTMAGYQQLVRHEVFRGRFRNSFAKPEPFTPGVAEDVTFPLQDILHTFKKGHKIMIQIHSTWFPYIDRNPQKYVDNIYKANAEDFQKAEITVYGSSTVEVGSQQNSMQVPNELELYKK from the coding sequence ATGAAAAAAGTATTATTACTCATCATGAGCTGTGTATCAGTTTTACAACTGATGGCTCAGGATGCTGATTCTCTTTTTATTAGGGAGAACTATAAAAAGCATGAATATCAGATCCCGATGCGTGATGGAGTGAAGCTCTTTACATGTGTTTATACCCCAAAAGATCAGTCTAAAAAATATCCTATGATGATGCAGAGAACACCGTACAGTGTGGCACCATATGGAGAGGATAAGTACAAGACAATGCTGGGGCCATCTAAATACTTGATGAGAGATTTATACATTTTCGTGTATCAGGATGTGAGAGGAAGATGGATGTCAGAAGGTGATTATGATAACATGAGACCTCAGATTGATGGCAATAAAAAGAAGGAAAAGGATAAGATCGACGAGAGCTCTGATACTTTTGATACCATCGACTGGCTCTTAAAGAATATTAAAAATAACAATGGCAAAGTGGGGCAGTGGGGTATTTCTTATCCTGGGCATTACACGGCAGCAGCTTTACCAGAGGCGCATCCTGCATTGGTAGCTTCTTCTCCTCAGGCGCCTATTTCAGATTTCTTTTTTGATGACTTCCACCATATGGGAGCATTCTTGCAAAGTTATTTAATGGCTTTTCCTGTGTTCGGCTATCAAACAGAGCCAACTACAGAGAGCTGGTATAACGATGCTTGGGAAGAAATTAAAAAGGCAGGAAATGTAGCGGACGGATATGAGTTTAATATGGCTTTAGGTCCGTTGAAAAATGTGACTGAGAAATATTATCAGAAAGACTTTTTCTGGGATCAGGTGGTAGAGCATCCAAATTATGATGAGTTCTGGCAGAAAAGAAACTTGCTGCCTCATTTAAGAGATATTGATAACGCCGTACTTACTGTGGGTGGTTGGTTTGACGCTGAAGATCTTTATGGACCGTTGAATATCTATAAAACCATTGAGGCAAATAACCCAAAAGCGGAAAATACCATAGTTATGGGGCCTTGGAGCCATGGAGATTGGTATAGAGAAAAAGGTATTCAAGCCATCAATGATATTTACTTTGGTGATAGTATCTCTACTTTCTATCAGAAGAATATTGAAATGCCATTCTTTAAATACTACCTGAAAAATGAAGGTAATTTGAAATTGCCAGAAGCATATATGTATGATACTGGTGTGAAAAAATGGAAGATGTTTGATCAGTGGCCACCTCAAGAAATTCCAGCCGTGAAGCTTGGTTTTTCTGCTAATGGTAAGCTTTTGGTAAATGAAGAAGGAGATGCCAAAGAAGAATTTAAATATGTAAGTGATCCTGACTATCCGGTACCGTATACATCTCAGGTTGAGAGCGTAACGTTCACACCACGCAGGTTTATGACAGATGATCAGAGACATGCGTCTAAACGACCTGATGTACTTACTTTTAAAACAGATGTATTAACGGAAGATGTTACTCTGGCTGGCGAAATTTTAGCCAAGTTAAAAGTAGCTCTTTCTACCTCAGATGCCGATTTTATTGTAAAGCTTATCGATGTTTACCCAGATACTGCACAGGCCAACCCTGTTACGCCTAAGAATGTAACTATGGCAGGGTATCAGCAACTTGTGCGTCACGAAGTATTTAGAGGTAGATTTAGAAATAGTTTTGCTAAACCAGAGCCATTTACTCCAGGTGTGGCAGAAGACGTAACATTCCCATTACAGGATATTCTTCATACTTTCAAGAAAGGTCATAAGATCATGATTCAGATTCATAGCACCTGGTTCCCGTATATAGATAGAAACCCGCAGAAGTACGTGGATAATATTTATAAGGCCAATGCTGAAGATTTTCAAAAAGCTGAAATTACAGTGTATGGATCATCTACTGTAGAGGTGGGATCGCAGCAGAATTCTATGCAGGTTCCTAATGAGCTGGAGCTATACAAGAAATAA
- a CDS encoding biotin--[acetyl-CoA-carboxylase] ligase: protein MGKNLIFLPSCHSTNEEAQQMLGSGVMEGTIIITENQTRGKGQRGNSWEAEPGKNLTFSFILKPSFLGVQSQFELNRVVSLGIHDYLSDMAPGFQVKWPNDIYNLDKKICGILIQNSVKKNHIENSIVGIGLNINQRKFSNERAISLGQITDESYDLQQVLDNLMQHIESRYLMLKNGRKEQLKTDYESTLYRFGEECLYKSNDQVFTGKITSVTPVGQLEIETLQGMRYFDFKEVEFLH from the coding sequence ATGGGGAAAAACCTAATTTTCCTGCCATCTTGTCATTCTACCAATGAAGAAGCTCAGCAGATGCTCGGTAGCGGAGTGATGGAGGGCACCATAATAATCACTGAAAATCAGACCAGAGGAAAAGGGCAGCGGGGAAATAGCTGGGAAGCTGAGCCAGGCAAAAACCTCACTTTTTCATTCATTCTAAAGCCTTCATTTTTAGGTGTTCAAAGTCAATTTGAGTTAAATAGAGTGGTTTCACTCGGGATACATGACTACTTGTCTGACATGGCTCCGGGCTTTCAGGTGAAATGGCCCAATGACATCTACAATTTAGACAAGAAAATCTGTGGAATTCTCATTCAAAATTCGGTGAAGAAAAATCATATTGAGAACTCTATTGTGGGGATTGGTCTGAATATAAATCAGCGAAAATTCTCCAATGAAAGAGCCATATCACTTGGTCAAATTACGGACGAATCTTATGACTTGCAGCAGGTTTTAGATAATCTCATGCAGCACATTGAAAGTAGATATCTGATGCTTAAAAATGGCAGAAAGGAACAGCTTAAGACAGATTATGAATCGACACTATATAGGTTTGGTGAAGAGTGCTTGTATAAATCTAATGATCAGGTATTTACGGGGAAAATCACAAGTGTAACTCCCGTAGGTCAGCTGGAGATAGAAACGCTGCAAGGTATGAGATACTTTGACTTCAAAGAGGTGGAGTTTCTGCACTGA
- the rsfS gene encoding ribosome silencing factor: protein MDVNNNLAPSEKLSSIVVKGMQEKKASDIVVMDLRNVKNAMADFFVLCSGSSDTQLDAIADSIDEQVSKALEENPWHTEGKENKEWMLLDYVNVVAHIFKKDKRQFYALESLWGDAEITEIEDIS from the coding sequence ATGGATGTAAATAACAATTTAGCGCCTTCCGAAAAATTAAGCAGTATAGTGGTGAAGGGTATGCAGGAGAAAAAAGCCTCAGATATTGTAGTAATGGATCTTAGAAATGTTAAAAATGCTATGGCAGACTTCTTTGTGTTATGCTCAGGAAGTTCTGACACACAGCTAGATGCAATAGCAGATTCTATAGATGAGCAAGTGTCCAAAGCGCTTGAGGAGAATCCATGGCACACAGAGGGTAAAGAAAACAAGGAATGGATGCTACTAGATTACGTTAATGTTGTAGCCCACATATTCAAAAAAGACAAACGCCAATTTTACGCTTTGGAGAGTCTTTGGGGTGATGCTGAAATAACAGAAATTGAAGATATCTCCTAA